A genomic region of Branchiostoma lanceolatum isolate klBraLanc5 chromosome 4, klBraLanc5.hap2, whole genome shotgun sequence contains the following coding sequences:
- the LOC136432951 gene encoding coiled-coil domain-containing protein 169-like encodes MAKRGDRDITDILEEIRHEKQMKEMLDQSIQHLTKEVTDLEKKAETPVTEDDMEWKIRHDIQADVNKMLGMRVAELQEKLDGMKQSMKSGQLPQVLRGYDDVNEMAMKKLIRNIEREMISWTSELNHLEFRLDQESQKYHKADEERKKVQAAIEQLKRDMAMMKRQNTLVVTLGADLNRPMDGLPRNRRILNPRLGPVRSSAVVNRLPRLPVVTPQQKGKKGKPAMKNPDGKKVKRRERKNNR; translated from the exons ATGGCAAAGAGAGGAGACCGTGACATAACGGACATATTAGAAGAGATCCGGCACGAAAAGCAG ATGAAAGAGATGTTGGACCAGTCAATCCAacatttgaccaaggaggttacagaCCTGGAGAAAAAGGCCGAAACACCCGTAACGGAGGACGACATGGAGTGGAAAATACGGCACGACATCCAGGCTGACGTCAACAAGATGCTGGGCATGCGCGTCGCGGAGCTTCAGGAGAAG TTGGATGGAATGAAACAGAGCATGAAGAGCGGACAGCTGCCACAAGTGCTGCGCGGGTATGACGACGTGAATGAGATGGCCATGAAGAAACTCATCCGGAACATTGAACGAGAGATGATCAGTTGGACGTCAGAGCTTAATCACCTGGAGTTCAGACTAGACCAG GAATCACAGAAATACCACAAGGCGGACGAAGAACGCAAGAAGGTTCAGGCGGCGATCGAACAGCTCAAGAGAGACATGGCCATG ATGAAGAGACAGAACACTCTAGTGGTGACCCTGGGTGCTGACTTGAACCGGCCCATGGATGGTTTACCGCGGAACAGACGGATTCTCAACCCCAGACTGGGACCTGTCCGGAGCTCGGCTGTGGTCAACAGACTTCCCAGGCTACCCGTGGTAACGCCTCAGCAAAAGGGGAAGAAAGGGAAGCCAGCTATGAAGAATCCAGACGGGAAGAAGgtgaaaagaagagaaagaaagaacaacAGATAG
- the LOC136432950 gene encoding MAD2L1-binding protein-like, which yields MVLTSGRAKFKMATFQRRRKKSSSETQRCSVKMDGLIAPQVCCRLTSELIKYLLYERQQIPLPYEQIKFDLKRDETARQETKDQGITPEVKRPKSLFPSSERKRCKHVVDCMEELLPHLEDLFFLTFVPQVLILIGATAVSPKEAYILNFADALTTSKENSLSAKSCIRGLLREMVTKDFLPISSMPPITNTILLVKAHRDCGLNWFVPKLTYKLGSRGQQYDITLTGTAHPGEEQVHIEEQGPKDDYIWYQAPLSIKGYKEKGVRAAKPEDIWI from the exons ATGGTACTGACGTCAGGGCGggcaaaattcaaaatggcgacaTTTCAGAGGCGGCGAAAAAAGAGCAGCTCCGAAACACAACGGTGTAGCGTGAAGATGGACGGGCTTATTGCACCACAAGTTTGTTGTCGTCTGACGTCTGAACTTATCAAGTACCTCCTTTACGAGAGACAACAGATACCGCTACCGTACGAGCAAATTAAATTCGATCTGAAAAGAGACGAAACCGCCAGGCAGGAGACAAAG GACCAAGGAATAACACCTGAAGTCAAAAGGCCAAAGTCACTGTTTCCTTCAAGTGAAAGAAAGCGCTGCAAGCATGTTGTGGACTGCATGGAGGAGCTTCTACCCCATCTGGAGGACCTATTCTTCCTCACATTCGTCCCTCAGGTCCTTATCCTTATTGGTGCAACAGCTGTCAGTCCAAAGGAGGCCTACATCCTCAACTTTGCCGATGCCTTAACAACGTCCAAGGAAAACAGTCTGAGTGCCAAAAGTTGTATCAGGGGCCTTCTCAGGGAAATGGTCACCAAAGACTTTCTGCCGATATCCTCCATGCCTCCCATCACTAACACCATCCTGCTGGTGAAGGCACACAGAGACTGTGGGCTGAACTGGTTTGTGCCAAAGCTAACCTACAAACTGGGCTCCAGAGGACAACAGTATGACATCACCCTTACTGGAACAGCACATCCCGGAGAGGAGCAGGTCCATATAGAAGAGCAGGGACCAAAGGATGACTACATCTGGTATCAAGCCCCCCTGTCCATCAAGGGCTATAAGGAGAAAGGTGTCAGAGCTGCTAAGCCTGAAGATATATGGATTTGA
- the LOC136432949 gene encoding FERM domain-containing protein 8-like isoform X2, whose protein sequence is MAVESLHFKMANQNLENQPLTEDNGNEVPLPTRRERIPLQRLHIEQRQSDSSYATSDLGRQSSISPTSRNLELCVYSMDKCGLQFCLDNGKHTTAGELSKLVQGNMDLPQQASEIFCLWLTSPLLQLQLKPHHKPYKLCKQWCQLLTKFTGAKQEDIEKEEPILCYQRNCFLSVKDEKRITDPAILHRLFDEAKYNILEGRYPVPENDVYYFGALLCFIEHGKFDPNIHQPGFFKDKISEFLPGHMCKNRWSFPGRSPRAMNEQKLLERYQHVSEATHITDHKVEFLKKCWELPYYGSVFFKGQIERPCNSVIMREMPDRPVHVAVNREMVHIVDLEKKAILLGLAYDELSWEYTEPSVDRPNGFPCLWLEFDAEEDNKKVNKLLQIFSKQAVMMDAMIDVCVEDLNRRDINTSGALPSQLMSRQASVKPSLTNRFDRLSLSTFNDEGERISSSAAVKRQFSLSNPFRRPSKYHHAGRDMPHIVRH, encoded by the exons ATGGCAGTTG AAAGTCTGCATTTCAAGATGGCGAATCAGAACCTTGAGAATCAGCCCCTTACTGAAGACAACGGGAATGAAGTCCCTCTCCCAACACGGCGAGAACGAATCCCGCTCCAGAGGCTTCACATCGAGCAGCGTCAGTCGGACAGCTCCTACGCCACGTCTGACCTGGGACGACAGAGCAGCATCAGTCCCACAAGCAGAA ATCTGGAGCTATGTGTATACTCTATGGACAAGTGTGGCCTTCAGTTTTGCCTGGATAATGGCAAACACACCACAGCTGGAGAGCTGAGTAAGCTGGTCCAAGGCAACATGGATCTCCCGCAGCAGGCCTCCGAGATCTTCTGCCTGTGGCTCACCTCACCACTGCTGC AGCTGCAGTTGAAGCCCCATCACAAGCCCTACAAGCTGTGCAAACAGTGGTGTCAGCTTCTCACCAAGTTTACAGGTGCTAAACAAGAGGACATTGAGAAAG AGGAACCCATCCTGTGCTACCAGAGAAACTGCTTCCTGTCAGTGAAAGATGAAAAGAGG ATAACAGATCCTGCCATCCTCCATCGCTTGTTTGATGAGGCGAAGTACAACATCCTGGAGGGCCGCTACCCTGTACCAGAGAACGATGTCTACTACTTTGGAGCTCTCCTGTGCTTTATTGAACATGGCAAGTTTGACCCCAACATCCACCAGCCTGGTTTCTTCAa GGACAAGATATCGGAATTCCTTCCTGGCCACATGTGTAAGAACCGCTGGTCTTTCCCGGGACGTTCGCCACGCGCGATGAACGAACAGAAGCTCCTGGAGAGGTACCAGCACGTGTCGGAGGCCACGCACATCACCGACCACAAGGTGGAGTTCCTGAAGAAGTGCTGGGAGCTGCCGTACTATGGCAGCGTGTTCTTTAAGGGGCAGATTGAGCGACCCTGTAACAGTGTGATCATGAGGGAGATGCCGGACAGACccgtacatgtagctgtcaacAGGGAGATGGTGCACATCGTGGACCTGGAGAAGAAG GCTATTCTGCTGGGGCTTGCATACGATGAGCTGTCGTGGGAGTACACAGAGCCATCGGTGGACCGGCCCAATGGCTTTCCGTGCCTGTGGCTGGAGtttgatgctgaagaagacAACAAGAAGGTCAACAAACTCCTGCAGATCTTCTCCAAACAG GCTGTGATGATGGATGCCATGATAGACGTTTGTGTGGAGGATCTCAACAGGCGAGACATCAACACCTCAGG GGCTCTACCCTCCCAGTTGATGAGCCGACAGGCCAGTGTGAAGCCATCCCTGACCAACAGATTTGACCGACTCAGCCTCTCTACATTCAACGATGAAG GGGAAAGGATCAGCAGCTCAGCCGCTGTGAAGAGGCAGTTCTCTCTCAGTAACCCGTTCAGACGACCATCCAAGTACCACCACGCCGGCAGAGACATGCCTCACATTGTCCGCCATTAG
- the LOC136432949 gene encoding FERM domain-containing protein 8-like isoform X1: protein MAVVESLHFKMANQNLENQPLTEDNGNEVPLPTRRERIPLQRLHIEQRQSDSSYATSDLGRQSSISPTSRNLELCVYSMDKCGLQFCLDNGKHTTAGELSKLVQGNMDLPQQASEIFCLWLTSPLLQLQLKPHHKPYKLCKQWCQLLTKFTGAKQEDIEKEEPILCYQRNCFLSVKDEKRITDPAILHRLFDEAKYNILEGRYPVPENDVYYFGALLCFIEHGKFDPNIHQPGFFKDKISEFLPGHMCKNRWSFPGRSPRAMNEQKLLERYQHVSEATHITDHKVEFLKKCWELPYYGSVFFKGQIERPCNSVIMREMPDRPVHVAVNREMVHIVDLEKKAILLGLAYDELSWEYTEPSVDRPNGFPCLWLEFDAEEDNKKVNKLLQIFSKQAVMMDAMIDVCVEDLNRRDINTSGALPSQLMSRQASVKPSLTNRFDRLSLSTFNDEGERISSSAAVKRQFSLSNPFRRPSKYHHAGRDMPHIVRH, encoded by the exons ATGGCAGTTG TAGAAAGTCTGCATTTCAAGATGGCGAATCAGAACCTTGAGAATCAGCCCCTTACTGAAGACAACGGGAATGAAGTCCCTCTCCCAACACGGCGAGAACGAATCCCGCTCCAGAGGCTTCACATCGAGCAGCGTCAGTCGGACAGCTCCTACGCCACGTCTGACCTGGGACGACAGAGCAGCATCAGTCCCACAAGCAGAA ATCTGGAGCTATGTGTATACTCTATGGACAAGTGTGGCCTTCAGTTTTGCCTGGATAATGGCAAACACACCACAGCTGGAGAGCTGAGTAAGCTGGTCCAAGGCAACATGGATCTCCCGCAGCAGGCCTCCGAGATCTTCTGCCTGTGGCTCACCTCACCACTGCTGC AGCTGCAGTTGAAGCCCCATCACAAGCCCTACAAGCTGTGCAAACAGTGGTGTCAGCTTCTCACCAAGTTTACAGGTGCTAAACAAGAGGACATTGAGAAAG AGGAACCCATCCTGTGCTACCAGAGAAACTGCTTCCTGTCAGTGAAAGATGAAAAGAGG ATAACAGATCCTGCCATCCTCCATCGCTTGTTTGATGAGGCGAAGTACAACATCCTGGAGGGCCGCTACCCTGTACCAGAGAACGATGTCTACTACTTTGGAGCTCTCCTGTGCTTTATTGAACATGGCAAGTTTGACCCCAACATCCACCAGCCTGGTTTCTTCAa GGACAAGATATCGGAATTCCTTCCTGGCCACATGTGTAAGAACCGCTGGTCTTTCCCGGGACGTTCGCCACGCGCGATGAACGAACAGAAGCTCCTGGAGAGGTACCAGCACGTGTCGGAGGCCACGCACATCACCGACCACAAGGTGGAGTTCCTGAAGAAGTGCTGGGAGCTGCCGTACTATGGCAGCGTGTTCTTTAAGGGGCAGATTGAGCGACCCTGTAACAGTGTGATCATGAGGGAGATGCCGGACAGACccgtacatgtagctgtcaacAGGGAGATGGTGCACATCGTGGACCTGGAGAAGAAG GCTATTCTGCTGGGGCTTGCATACGATGAGCTGTCGTGGGAGTACACAGAGCCATCGGTGGACCGGCCCAATGGCTTTCCGTGCCTGTGGCTGGAGtttgatgctgaagaagacAACAAGAAGGTCAACAAACTCCTGCAGATCTTCTCCAAACAG GCTGTGATGATGGATGCCATGATAGACGTTTGTGTGGAGGATCTCAACAGGCGAGACATCAACACCTCAGG GGCTCTACCCTCCCAGTTGATGAGCCGACAGGCCAGTGTGAAGCCATCCCTGACCAACAGATTTGACCGACTCAGCCTCTCTACATTCAACGATGAAG GGGAAAGGATCAGCAGCTCAGCCGCTGTGAAGAGGCAGTTCTCTCTCAGTAACCCGTTCAGACGACCATCCAAGTACCACCACGCCGGCAGAGACATGCCTCACATTGTCCGCCATTAG
- the LOC136432949 gene encoding FERM domain-containing protein 8-like isoform X3 — MANQNLENQPLTEDNGNEVPLPTRRERIPLQRLHIEQRQSDSSYATSDLGRQSSISPTSRNLELCVYSMDKCGLQFCLDNGKHTTAGELSKLVQGNMDLPQQASEIFCLWLTSPLLQLQLKPHHKPYKLCKQWCQLLTKFTGAKQEDIEKEEPILCYQRNCFLSVKDEKRITDPAILHRLFDEAKYNILEGRYPVPENDVYYFGALLCFIEHGKFDPNIHQPGFFKDKISEFLPGHMCKNRWSFPGRSPRAMNEQKLLERYQHVSEATHITDHKVEFLKKCWELPYYGSVFFKGQIERPCNSVIMREMPDRPVHVAVNREMVHIVDLEKKAILLGLAYDELSWEYTEPSVDRPNGFPCLWLEFDAEEDNKKVNKLLQIFSKQAVMMDAMIDVCVEDLNRRDINTSGALPSQLMSRQASVKPSLTNRFDRLSLSTFNDEGERISSSAAVKRQFSLSNPFRRPSKYHHAGRDMPHIVRH, encoded by the exons ATGGCGAATCAGAACCTTGAGAATCAGCCCCTTACTGAAGACAACGGGAATGAAGTCCCTCTCCCAACACGGCGAGAACGAATCCCGCTCCAGAGGCTTCACATCGAGCAGCGTCAGTCGGACAGCTCCTACGCCACGTCTGACCTGGGACGACAGAGCAGCATCAGTCCCACAAGCAGAA ATCTGGAGCTATGTGTATACTCTATGGACAAGTGTGGCCTTCAGTTTTGCCTGGATAATGGCAAACACACCACAGCTGGAGAGCTGAGTAAGCTGGTCCAAGGCAACATGGATCTCCCGCAGCAGGCCTCCGAGATCTTCTGCCTGTGGCTCACCTCACCACTGCTGC AGCTGCAGTTGAAGCCCCATCACAAGCCCTACAAGCTGTGCAAACAGTGGTGTCAGCTTCTCACCAAGTTTACAGGTGCTAAACAAGAGGACATTGAGAAAG AGGAACCCATCCTGTGCTACCAGAGAAACTGCTTCCTGTCAGTGAAAGATGAAAAGAGG ATAACAGATCCTGCCATCCTCCATCGCTTGTTTGATGAGGCGAAGTACAACATCCTGGAGGGCCGCTACCCTGTACCAGAGAACGATGTCTACTACTTTGGAGCTCTCCTGTGCTTTATTGAACATGGCAAGTTTGACCCCAACATCCACCAGCCTGGTTTCTTCAa GGACAAGATATCGGAATTCCTTCCTGGCCACATGTGTAAGAACCGCTGGTCTTTCCCGGGACGTTCGCCACGCGCGATGAACGAACAGAAGCTCCTGGAGAGGTACCAGCACGTGTCGGAGGCCACGCACATCACCGACCACAAGGTGGAGTTCCTGAAGAAGTGCTGGGAGCTGCCGTACTATGGCAGCGTGTTCTTTAAGGGGCAGATTGAGCGACCCTGTAACAGTGTGATCATGAGGGAGATGCCGGACAGACccgtacatgtagctgtcaacAGGGAGATGGTGCACATCGTGGACCTGGAGAAGAAG GCTATTCTGCTGGGGCTTGCATACGATGAGCTGTCGTGGGAGTACACAGAGCCATCGGTGGACCGGCCCAATGGCTTTCCGTGCCTGTGGCTGGAGtttgatgctgaagaagacAACAAGAAGGTCAACAAACTCCTGCAGATCTTCTCCAAACAG GCTGTGATGATGGATGCCATGATAGACGTTTGTGTGGAGGATCTCAACAGGCGAGACATCAACACCTCAGG GGCTCTACCCTCCCAGTTGATGAGCCGACAGGCCAGTGTGAAGCCATCCCTGACCAACAGATTTGACCGACTCAGCCTCTCTACATTCAACGATGAAG GGGAAAGGATCAGCAGCTCAGCCGCTGTGAAGAGGCAGTTCTCTCTCAGTAACCCGTTCAGACGACCATCCAAGTACCACCACGCCGGCAGAGACATGCCTCACATTGTCCGCCATTAG